In Candidatus Eisenbacteria bacterium, the following are encoded in one genomic region:
- a CDS encoding class I SAM-dependent methyltransferase, which translates to MDPTGGYDEYSFVSEFYDYVDPYKERPDVAFYIDEARRSGGPVLEIGCGTGRVLIPTARAGVEIVGLDLAEAMLATCQETLAKEPEDVIQRTKLINADMCDFELGRKFSLATIPFRPFQHLLTTDAQLACLQSIHRHLEDGGRLIVDLFNPNLSILIEKEFEAEWGDEPEIQMPDGRRVVRRMRRTAHDPFHQVNHVEIIYYVTHPDGREERLVHAFKMRYLFRYEAEHLLHRTGFEVENLYADYERKPYGSIYPGELIFVAVKR; encoded by the coding sequence ATGGATCCTACAGGAGGATATGACGAATATTCCTTCGTCTCGGAATTCTACGATTATGTTGATCCCTATAAAGAGCGTCCCGATGTCGCCTTCTACATCGACGAGGCCAGGCGTTCCGGCGGCCCGGTCCTTGAGATCGGTTGCGGCACGGGCCGCGTATTAATCCCCACGGCACGGGCCGGGGTTGAAATCGTCGGTCTCGATCTTGCCGAGGCGATGCTCGCGACCTGTCAGGAAACCCTCGCCAAGGAACCGGAAGACGTTATCCAAAGAACAAAACTCATCAATGCCGATATGTGCGACTTTGAGTTGGGACGGAAGTTTTCCCTCGCCACCATCCCCTTCCGCCCCTTTCAGCATCTGTTGACGACGGATGCTCAGCTCGCCTGTCTTCAGTCGATTCATCGTCATCTAGAGGATGGCGGCCGGCTCATTGTCGATTTGTTCAACCCAAACCTCTCCATACTCATCGAAAAGGAATTCGAGGCGGAGTGGGGCGATGAACCTGAAATTCAAATGCCGGATGGGCGTCGTGTTGTCCGCCGGATGAGACGGACGGCGCATGATCCTTTCCATCAGGTGAATCACGTCGAAATCATATACTATGTCACGCATCCGGACGGCCGGGAGGAACGCCTGGTGCACGCCTTTAAAATGAGGTACCTGTTCCGTTATGAAGCGGAACACCTGCTTCATCGCACCGGATTCGAGGTGGAAAATCTCTACGCCGACTACGAGAGAAAACCGTATGGCTCGATCTATCCCGGCGAATTGATTTTTGTGGCGGTCAAGCGTTAA
- a CDS encoding class I SAM-dependent methyltransferase — protein MKPWHEDDSFWKDVEDVLFPERRREIAAGEIENVIARLDLKPGSHILDLCCGVGRHSIELAKRGFRVTAVDRTKKYLDAARERASKEGLGIEFVHEDMREFMRANAYDAAINMYTSFGYFRDPADDEKVLGNLYRSIRPGGRLLMDLMGKEILARMFKERDWYEGDGFIILEEREVKESWSWIENRWIILRDGERKDLHLSHRLYSAAELQGLMKSAGFRTTEAFGDLEGGPYNHQAKRLVVVAKK, from the coding sequence ATGAAACCTTGGCATGAGGATGATTCTTTCTGGAAAGACGTGGAGGATGTCTTGTTTCCGGAGCGGCGCCGAGAGATCGCTGCGGGAGAAATCGAAAATGTCATCGCCCGGCTGGATCTTAAACCCGGATCACACATCCTCGATCTGTGCTGCGGCGTCGGCCGCCACTCCATTGAGCTGGCAAAACGCGGCTTCCGGGTGACGGCGGTTGACCGCACAAAGAAATATCTGGATGCCGCCCGGGAGCGCGCGTCGAAGGAAGGACTTGGCATCGAGTTTGTCCATGAGGATATGCGGGAATTCATGCGGGCAAACGCCTATGACGCCGCGATCAATATGTACACATCATTCGGCTATTTTCGCGATCCGGCGGATGATGAAAAGGTTCTCGGCAATCTCTACCGTTCTATCCGTCCCGGCGGCCGGCTGCTCATGGATCTGATGGGAAAGGAGATCCTGGCGCGGATGTTTAAAGAACGGGATTGGTATGAAGGCGACGGGTTTATCATTCTTGAGGAACGGGAAGTTAAGGAAAGTTGGAGTTGGATTGAGAATCGCTGGATTATCCTCAGAGACGGCGAGCGGAAGGATCTTCACCTTTCACATCGTCTCTACTCCGCGGCCGAACTCCAAGGGCTGATGAAAAGCGCGGGATTCCGCACGACCGAGGCTTTCGGTGACTTGGAGGGAGGCCCCTACAATCATCAGGCGAAGCGGCTGGTGGTTGTGGCCAAGAAGTAG